The Gemmatimonas sp. UBA7669 genome includes a window with the following:
- a CDS encoding NUDIX domain-containing protein, with the protein MTDELSAPGAVPDRGTRYETRVVDVVVLAPAPAGSRDRWRVLTLRRAAGVRCTGAWELVHGSIEAGERPAEAARREVQEETGLPVERLYSLTVNPFYLHRQDTVQLAVVFAAIVPPDAAVQLGPEHDAYQWRTPLGATRTLQWPREHDAVRYAMWLLRSGDAGHAEDVLLI; encoded by the coding sequence ATGACCGACGAACTCAGTGCCCCCGGCGCTGTGCCGGACCGCGGCACGCGTTACGAGACCCGCGTGGTGGATGTGGTGGTGCTGGCCCCGGCACCGGCCGGTTCACGTGATCGCTGGCGCGTGCTGACCCTGCGCCGCGCGGCGGGGGTGCGCTGCACAGGGGCCTGGGAGCTGGTGCATGGCAGCATCGAGGCCGGCGAACGGCCCGCCGAAGCCGCGAGACGCGAAGTCCAGGAGGAAACGGGGCTGCCCGTGGAGCGCCTGTACAGCCTGACCGTGAACCCGTTCTATCTGCACCGGCAGGACACAGTGCAACTGGCGGTGGTATTTGCCGCCATCGTGCCACCCGACGCCGCGGTGCAGTTGGGACCGGAGCACGATGCCTACCAGTGGCGCACGCCGCTGGGCGCCACGCGTACGCTGCAATGGCCACGCGAGCACGACGCGGTGCGTTACGCGATGTGGCTGCTGCGCAGCGGCGACGCCGGCCACGCCGAGGATGTCCTGCTGATCTAG